The Lepidochelys kempii isolate rLepKem1 chromosome 2, rLepKem1.hap2, whole genome shotgun sequence genomic interval TCAGGGAATGAAATAAGGTCGTaatgtctctctctttccctgtcattgcactgttttgtttttttaaacaggaaccGGGTTTTATTATCTGATGCTCATTTTAATGTTTCTTGTTTGCAGCTGCCACCTGGCTAGCGATTCTGTCAGATCTCTCAGTCCCTGGGGGGTGAGTTTGCAGCCTCCATCCTGATCCTTCTCCACCATTTTCAACCCCTTCGTGGCCTGCAGCACCCTCCTGGCCACACTCTTGGAGCCGCAACTGAAGTGGCTGGGCATGACGCCATTGTGCTGGCGGCTCCCGTAGATCTTGGTCATGGAGCCGATGCCAGCACTGTCGCTGAGGTACAGATGCTGGGTTGTGGAAGCTGCTCTGGTATAGAACCAGTTCTCATAGTACGGGGCCAACTCCTTGTGTTTGCCCAGCTTGACCGTATCCACCAACTCAGGCACCTTCAGCTTTCCTGACTTCTTGAGGAAGGCAGCCAGGGCTCTTATTGGTTAACGTCTTTCACCATGACACCAGGTATCTCACTGCTGGCTCCGCGCTCAGGCAGGCACAGAGGCAGGACTTCCTCATgatgctgggaatgggtgggTGATTTTTGTGGTTCGCATCTCCCTTTATATGGAAACTCTCTATGCGAGTTGAGAATTGCCTCCCAGTCCTGAAAGCATATTTCAGCAAATTTTTGGTGTTACAGAAACTCCAGCTGGGTCTTGAGGTTCAGTGGCAGTGCAAATTTGTTTGGTCAGAAGAACATAAcagctgccatactgggtcaaactaTGGTCCATCTtgcctggtatcctgtctctgacagtggcatcTATCAGAGCTTCAGTGGGAGCATACAGAACggggcaattatggagtgatccacctCTGTCTTCCACTCATGGCTTCTAatagaggtttagggtcaccctgAACCAAGGGATTGCATCCtagatcatcttggctaatagccattgatgaacctatcctccatgaacttttctagttcttttttgaacccagtaatGCTGTTGGGCATCGTAACATCccatgacaatgagttccacaggttagttgtgcaTCATGTGAAAAAGTGCTTTTTCTTGTTTATATTAAACCTGCTGAGTGATCACTCatgtattgtgtgaaagggtaaataacacttctctattgaGTTTTTCCaaactattcatgattttatagtcctctatcatattcccccttagtcatctcttttctaagatgaccaGCCCTGAtgtttttagtctctccttgtatggaagttTTTTTTATACGTCTAATCATTTTCATTCCCTTTCTTtcaacattttccaattccactaTATCAGAGGTACCCAAACTGTGGGGCTCACCCCATCCCCAGGGAGCACAGAAGAACATTcaggagccacagctggggcccaggccagcccccacagagggtggggagggagcaccaccaagctctgctcctggctccagGCCCTAATCTTCGctttgctccccccaccctgccccagactCGGCCCCCAGCCTTACCCCATCCACGTTCCCCTTCCAGGAACCACAGCCCAACTCTGGACAGAGGGCGGCGGGGGGgacaaggtaaaaagtttggggaccacagcactatatcctttttgagatggggcaacgagaactggatacagtatttaAGTGTaagtgcaccatggatttatatagcgggaTTATGATAATTTCTCTTatattctatccctttcctattaGTTTCTAATGCACTGTTAGCcttttgaccactgctgcacattgagcagaagttttcaaagaattatccatgatgactccaagccctggtctacactaggactttaggtcgaatttagcagcattaaattgatgtaaacctgcacccgtccacacgatgaaaccctttatttcgacttaaagggctcttaaaatcgatttccgtactccacccctgacaagtggattagcgcttaaatcagccttgccggctcgaatttggggtactgtggacacaattcgacggtattggcctccgggagctatcccagagtgctccattgtgaccgctctggacagcactctcaactcagatgcactggccaggtagacaggaaaagaaccgcgaacttttgaatctcatttcctgtttggccagcgtggcaagctgcaggtgaccatgcagagctcatcagcagaggtgaccatgatggagtcccagaatcgcaaaagagctccagcatggaccgaacgggaggtacgggatctgatcgctgtttggggagaggaatccatgctatcagaactccgttccagttttcgaaatgccaaaacctttgtgaaaatctcccaggtcatgaaggacagaggccataacagggacccgaagcagtgccgcgtgaaactgaaggagctgaggcaagcctaccagaaaaccagagaggcgaacggccggtccaggtcagagccccaaacatgccgcttctatgacgagctgcatgccattttagggggttcagccaccactaccccagccgtgttgtttgactccttcaatggagatggaggcaatacggaagcaggttttggggatgaagaagatgatgatgaggttgtagatagctcacagcaagcaagcggagaaaccggttttcccaacagccaggaactgtttctcaccctggacctggagccagtaccccctgaatccacccaaggctgcctcctggacccagtaggcggagaagggacctctggtgagtgtaccttttaaaatactatacatggtttaaaagcaagcatgtgaaaggattactttgccctggcattcgcggttctcctggatgtactcccaaagcctttgcaaaaggtttctggggagggcagccttattgcatccttcatggtaggacactttaccactccaggccagtaacacgtactcgggaatcattgtagaacaaagcattgcagtgtatgtttgctggcattcaaacaacatccgttttttatctctctgtgttatcctcaggagagtgagatataattcatggtcacctggttgaatagagtgcttttcttcaggggacactcagaggagcccattcctgctgggctgtttgcctatggctaaacagaaatgttccccgctgttagccacggggaggggcgagggttgagggggtagccacgcggtggggggaggcaaaatgcgaccttgtaacgaaagcacatgtgctatgtatgtaatgttaacagcaaggtttaccctgaaagagtgtagccactgttttataaaatgtgtctttttaaataccgctgtcccttttttttttctccaccaactgcatgtgtttcaatgatcacaggatcttctccttcccagaggctagtgaagcttagaaagaaaaaaaaacgcactcgcgatgaaatgttctccgagctcatgctgtcctcccacactgacagagcacagacgaatgcgtggaggcaaataatgtcagagtgcaggaaagcacaaaatgaccgggaggagaggtggcgggctgaagagagggctgaagctcaaatgtggcggcagcgtgatgagaggaggcaggattcaatgctgaggctgctggaggaccaaaccagtatgctccagtgtatggttgagctgcagcaaaggcagctggagcacagactgccactgcagcccctctgtaaccaaccgccctcctccccaagttccatagcctccacacccagatgcccaagaacgcagtgggggggcctccggccaaccagccactccaccacagaggattgcccaaaaaaaagaaggctgtcattcaataaattttaaagttgtaaacttttaaagtgctgtgcttaaagtgctgtgtggcattttccttccctcctccaccatccctcctgggctaccttggtagtcatccccctatttgtgtgatgaatgaataaagaatgcatgaatgtgaagcaacaatgactttattgcctctgcaagcggtgatcgaagggaggaggggcgggtggttagcttacagggaagtagagtgaaccaaggggcggggggtttcatcaaggagaaacaagcagaactttcacaccatagcctggccagtcatgaaactggttttcaaagcttctctgatgtgtaccgtgccctcctgtgctcttctaatcgccctggtgtctggctgcgcgtaaccagcagccaggcgatttgcctcaacctcccaccccaccgtaaacgtctcccccttactctcacagatattgtggagcacacagcaagcagtaataacagtgggaatattggtttcgctgaggttgtctaagtgagtcagtaaactgcgccagcgcgcctttaaacgtccaaatgcacattctaccaccattctgcacttgctcagcctgtagttgaacagctcctgactactgtccaggctgcctgtgtacggcttcatgagccatggcattaaggggtaggctgggtccccaaggatacatataggcatttcaacatccccaacagttattttctggtctgggaataaagtcccttcctgcagcttttgaaacagaccagagttcctgaagatgcgagtgtcatgtacctttcccggccatcccacgttgatgttggtgaaacgtcccttgtgatccaccagagcttgcagcactatcgaaaagtaccccttgtggtttatgtactcggcggcttggtgctccggtgccaagatagggatatgggttccgtctatggccccaccacagttagggaatcccattgcagcaaagtcatccactatgacctgcacatttcccagggtcactacccttgatatcagcagatctttgattgcgtgggctacttgcatcacagcagccccaacagtagatttgcccactccaaattgattcccaactgaccggtagctgtctggcgttgcaagcttccacagagctatcgccactcacttctcaactgtgagggctgctctcatcttggtattcgtgcgcctcagggcaggggaaagcaagtcacaatgtttcatgaaagtgcccttacgcatgcgaaagtttcgcagccactgggaatcgtcccaaacccgcaacactatgcggtcccaccagtctgtgcttgtttcccgagcccagaatcggcgttccacagcatgaacctgccccattagcaccatgatgcatgcattggcagggcccatgctttcagagaaatctgtgtccatgtcctgatcactcacgtgaccgcgctgatgtcgcctcctcgcccggtatcgctttgccaggttctggtgctgcatatacttctggataatgcgtgaggtgtttaatgtgctcctaattgccaaagtgagctgagcggcctccatgcttgccttggtatggcgtccgcacagaaaaaaggcgcggaatgattgtctgccgttgctctgacggagggaggggcgactgacgacacgacttacagggttggcttcagggagctaaaatcaacaaagggggtgtctttacatcaaggagtatttcaggcaggacttcacggagagttccaataagaaatggtgcacctaagttattgttcttattggaacaaggaggttagcctggcctctgattgatacatggctagatttacctcgctgcaccttctctgtgagtgactgcagtgtgacctagaggaatgagtcccctagacaggggaggaggcaaatgagtacaaaacaaatctggtctatttcttgtttagatccactccatctatcttttacatctttggctggcagcagacggtgcagaaggactgcatgccatccacatctcatggctgttcggcagaagatggtacagtacgactgctagccatcctcatctcttgcctgcctggcagaagatggtacaatacgactgctagcaatcctcatctcttgcctgcccggcagaagatggtacagtacgactgctagcaatccgtatcgcctgcctgctcaccataagacgtttcaataggactgactgcaggacctAAAGAGAAtgcctggtcaagtcactccaaatttagtccctgcgcccatgtctgcccaggcgctcccagccgacgtggccaggagcacctcggacacgacaaggacggctaccagtcatactgcactgactgctgccacaaggcaatgggttgctgctactgtgtagcaatgccgtaccgcgtctgccagcacccaggagacatagggtgacggttacctgagcgggctccatgcttgctgtggtatggcgtctgcacaggtaactcaggaaaaaaggcgcaaaacgattgtctgcccttgctttcacggagggagggagggaacgggggcctgacgatatgtacccagaaccacccgcgacaatgttttagccccatcaggcattgggatctcaacccagaattccaatgggcagcggagactgcaggaactgtgggatagctatccacagtgcaatgctccggatgtcgactctagcctcggtactgtggaagcgctccgccgagttaatgcacttaatgcacttagagcattttctgtggggacacacacactcgaatatataaaaccgatttctaaaaaatcgacttctataaattcgaccttattccgtagtgtagacataccccaagatctctttcttgggtggtaacagctaatgtagaacccatcattttatatatatatatatacatatacatacacacacgtatagttgagattattttttccaatgaacataactttgcacttatcaacattgaatttcatctgcttgTTGCCCCATtacacagttttgtgagatccctttgcaactccTTGTagcctgctttggacttaactatcttgaataaatttatatcatctgcaaactgtgccacctcattgtttacccccttttccagagcATGAATGAACATGTTGGAACAGCaaaggtcccagtacagatccttgggggacccttcTGTTCACATCTCTCCATTGTGACAACTgacttttattcctaccctttgtttactatctttcaaccagctgctgatccatgagaggaccttccctcttatcccatggccaCATAGTGTACACATTCACAGCATGGCAGCAAGTATCAGAGTCTAGGTCAGCTGCTTTGGtatagggctaaaaatagcagtatagacattccCACATGGGCCGGACTCAGTGAAGATGGTATATACTATCTGGTCCTGAGAAACTAAATAATAAGTTATCAGTTTATTCTAAAACCTGTTTTACTAACAGATCAATCTGGGATGgtacttcagatttgtcacccaaaaaCAATAGCTCTGAAGTGGGAATCtctcccacatcctctgcagtgaagactggtGCCAGGGCGGTCCTTACCCTATGCAAAGcatgcagctgtgtagggcaccaggaaatttggagcaccaaatttcctggtgcctgcGCAGCTgcttgctgctccagcccctgctccggctcTTCCCCATGGTGGAGGCTcagctccgccccagccccccctactcccctgagctctgcagccgggctgggcctgcactcaccggtaGCGGGAGTGCAGCGGCCCAGCCTCAGCTGTGCCACCAGTGGTTCCCGCCTGCCCTCCAAGCCAGGGCCACCCCCCCCCACGAAGGCCTGGGGCCCAGCCTCCCACTCCCTCACCCACAGAGGCCTAGGGCTCCACAAACACACCCCTATggggggctgtgtagggccccagaattgctAGGGATAGCCCTGGTGCAAAAAAATCATTtggcttctctgcaatggccttgtcttccttgagtgctcctttattATCTGGTAGCCCTGCTGCTTTGTTGCAGACTTCCAGCTTTTCATGTACTTAGAAATTaccagtaattttttttcttggccTACCTTATTTTTACATGTTACTTtccagagtttgtgctccttcctattttcctcattaggatttgactCCCTgattttaaaggatgtctttttgcctgtAATGGCCCCCATTGCTCTGCTGTTTGGACATGGTGGCATTCTTTTTGTCCTCCTGTTGATTGCTTTGGTCCACCTTCATAGCTGACCAAATGCCTCCAGCAATATTTAGAGGGGTGACGATTAGCAGAAACATCTTTCTGGCATATTCTCTTTCTGGATATCCTCCACTCTTTTCCATTCTGGTATCCTGAAAACATATATTCTCCAAATGTTGGCCAGCCTTTAAAGAAGATATTGCAAACTGGTATCATAGACCCTGGAAAGAACTGCCACCCCCTTTGTAAtacaatgaacatttaaaatttttaaaaacatgagtaAATTTATCTTATTATTAATAGCCTCTGGTCCTTCCCCATGGGCTGCTAAAGTTGTCCAAAAACCAAGGCTAGTCTTGTAGTCATGCTGTTGAAAAGCTGAAAAGTTTCAAAACTTTTACAGCAAAGTGGTTATCTGAGGGGCTTTCTTAGCTtcttccaaaaggaaaaaaaaaatctacccttGTCTTTGATGGCATGGTAGGACCTTAAGCTCCTGAGAGGGAAACCTTTCCATTGGGAGGGTGGGAGCAGCACCCCAGAGACAGCAGAGGCAGACAGAGGAGAATCCTGGAAGATCTGCTCATTGCATGGACAGGAGGAACCAGGATCAGTTTGAGTTCCTCAGGGAAAGGGAAGATTCAGGAAGAGAGACTGATGAAATATCTCCTGAACCAAGAGACTTGTTTTAGGGAATGGGAGCCTTCCCCAATGGA includes:
- the LOC140907440 gene encoding uncharacterized protein isoform X2; translated protein: MQSSSAEVTMMESQNRKRAPAWTEREVMKDRGHNRDPKQCRVKLKELRQAYQKTREANGRSRSEPQTCRFYDELHAILGGSATTTPAVLFDSFNGDGGNTEAGFGDEEDDDEVVDSSQQASGETGFPNSQELFLTLDLEPVPPESTQGCLLDPVGGEGTSGSSPSQRLVKLRKKKKRTRDEMFSELMLSSHTDRAQTNAWRQIMSECRKAQNDREERWRAEERAEAQMWRQRDERRQDSMLRLLEDQTSMLQCMVELQQRQLEHRLPLQPLCNQPPSSPSSIASTPRCPRTQWGGLRPTSHSTTEDCPKKRRLSFNKF
- the LOC140907440 gene encoding uncharacterized protein isoform X1, which encodes MQSSSAEVTMMESQNRKRAPAWTEREVRDLIAVWGEESMLSELRSSFRNAKTFVKISQVMKDRGHNRDPKQCRVKLKELRQAYQKTREANGRSRSEPQTCRFYDELHAILGGSATTTPAVLFDSFNGDGGNTEAGFGDEEDDDEVVDSSQQASGETGFPNSQELFLTLDLEPVPPESTQGCLLDPVGGEGTSGSSPSQRLVKLRKKKKRTRDEMFSELMLSSHTDRAQTNAWRQIMSECRKAQNDREERWRAEERAEAQMWRQRDERRQDSMLRLLEDQTSMLQCMVELQQRQLEHRLPLQPLCNQPPSSPSSIASTPRCPRTQWGGLRPTSHSTTEDCPKKRRLSFNKF